A window of the Oryza brachyantha chromosome 5, ObraRS2, whole genome shotgun sequence genome harbors these coding sequences:
- the LOC102707676 gene encoding probable alpha,alpha-trehalose-phosphate synthase [UDP-forming] 7 produces the protein MMSRSYTNLLDLAAGNFAALGPAGGGRRRSGSFGAKRMTRVMTVPGTLSELDDEDDEPAATSSVASDVPSSAVCERLIVVANQLPVVARRRADGRGWTVSWDDDSLLLRLRDGVPDEMEVLFIGTLRADVPACEQDEVSQTLIDGFGCAPVFLPAGLYDRFYQNFCKSYLWPLFHYMLPFASALPTAASGDGRFDRGAWEAYVLANKYFFEKVVEVINPEDDYVWVHDYHLMALPTFLRRRFIRLRIGFFLHSPFPSSEIYRSLPIRDEILRTLLNCDLIGFHTFDYARHFLSCCSRMLGIEYQSKRGNIGLDYFGRTVGIKIMPVGIHMGQLQSVLRSSEKEQRVTELRQQFEGKSVFLGVDDMDIFKGINLKLLAFENMLRMHPKWQGRAVLVQIANPARGKGKDLEAIQAEIRESSQRINREFGRSGYSPVILIDRSVPSVERLAYYTIAECVVVTAVRDGMNLTPYEYIVCREGIPGSESEPEVSGPKKSMLVVSEFIGCSPSLSGAIRINPWNIEATAEALNEAISMSEREKQLRHEKHYRYVSTHDVAYWSKSFVQDLERACKDHFRKPCWGIGLGFGFRVVALDPHFTKLNLDSIIMSYERAKSRAIFLDYDGTLVPQASLNKSPSEELVRIVNALCADRNNTVFIVSGRSKDDLSKKLIACPKLGIAAEHGYFLRWTRDEEWQTTAHTSDFGWMQMARPVMNLYTEATDGSTIETKETALVWHHQDADQGFGSSQAKEMLDHLEGVLANEPVSVKSGQFIVEVKPQGVSKGLIAEKILSSMKEKGQQADFVLCIGDDRSDEDMFENIADVMKRSIVAPKTPLFACTVGQKPSKARFYLDDTFEVVTMLSSLADASEPDPIDFEDDLATSVSSIDIGDNLRQFSNIRTEGS, from the exons ATGATGTCGAGGTCGTACACCAACCTGCTCGACCTCGCGGCGGGGAACTTCGCGGCGCTGGGGCCGgcggggggagggaggaggcggtcgGGGTCGTTCGGGGCGAAGCGGATGACGCGGGTGATGACGGTGCCCGGGACGCTGTCGGAGctggacgacgaggacgacgagccggcggcgacgagcagcgTGGCGTCCGACGTGCCGTCGTCGGCGGTGTGCGAGCGCCTCATCGTGGTGGCCAACCAGCTCCCCGTGGTGGCGCGACGCCGGgcggacgggcgcgggtggaCGGTGTCGTGGGACGACGActcgctcctcctccgcctccgcgacgGCGTCCCCGACGAGATGGAGGTGCTCTTCATCGGCACCCTCCGCGCCGACGTGCCCGCCTGCGAGCAGGACGAGGTGTCGCAGACCCTAATCGACGGGTTCGGGTGCGCCCCCGTGTTCCTCCCCGCGGGGCTCTACGACCGCTTCTACCAGAACTTCTGCAAGAGCTACCTCTGGCCGCTGTTCCACTACATGCTTCccttcgcctccgccttgCCAACCGCCGCATCCGGCGATGGCCGGTTCGACCGCGGCGCATGGGAGGCGTACGTGCTCGCCAACAAATATTTCTTCGAGAAGGTGGTCGAGGTCATCAACCCGGAGGACGACTACGTTTGGGTCCACGATTACCACCTCATGGCGCTGCCTaccttcctccgccgccgcttcaTTCGCCTCCGCATCGGATTCTTCCTCCACAGCCCTTTTCCCTCTTCAGAGATCTACCGCTCCCTACCCATCCGAGACGAGATCCTAAGAACACTGCTTAATTGCGATCTCATTGGATTCCACACATTCGATTATGCGAGACACTTCCTGTCCTGCTGTAGTAGGATGCTGGGGATAGAGTACCAATCAAAGCGAGGAAACATTGGATTGGATTACTTTGGCCGCACTGTTGGGATCAAGATTATGCCAGTTGGTATCCATATGGGTCAATTGCAATCAGTGCTGCGATCGTCTGAGAAAGAACAGAGGGTTACTGAGCTACGGCAGCAATTTGAGGGCAAGTCCGTGTTTCTTGGGGTGGATGATATGGATATCTTCAAAGGAATCAATTTAAAACTTCTTGCGTTTGAGAATATGCTGAGGATGCATCCCAAGTGGCAGGGAAGAGCTGTGTTGGTGCAAATAGCAAACCCAGCACGAGGGAAGGGAAAGGATCTGGAGGCCATCCAGGCTGAGATTCGAGAGAGTTCTCAGAGAATTAACAGGGAGTTTGGCCGGTCAGGTTACAGTCCAGTGATTCTCATTGACCGGAGTGTGCCAAGTGTGGAGAGGCTTGCATATTACACGATCGCTGAGTGTGTCGTGGTGACAGCTGTGAGGGATGGGATGAATTTGACACCATATGAATACATTGTCTGCAGGGAGGGGATACCTGGCTCTGAATCTGAACCAGAGGTGAGTGGACCAAAGAAGAGCATGTTAGTTGTGTCGGAGTTTATTGGTTGCTCACCTTCACTGAGCGGTGCCATTCGTATTAACCCGTGGAATATTGAGGCAACTGCAGAGGCACTGAATGAGGCCATCTCGATGTCAGAGCGTGAAAAGCAGCTCAGGCATGAAAAACATTATCGTTATGTCAGCACCCATGATGTTGCATATTGGTCTAAGAGCTTCGTACAGGACCTGGAGAGGGCTTGCAAGGATCACTTTAGGAAACCATGCTGGGGCATTGGATTGGGATTTGGCTTCAGGGTGGTAGCCCTAGACCCACATTTCACAAAGCTTAATTTGGATTCAATTATAATGTCTTATGAGAGAGCAAAGAGTAGAGCTATATTTCTTGACTATGATGGTACATTGGTGCCACAGGCTTCCCTCAACAAGAGTCCAAGCGAAGAATTAGTGAGGATTGTTAATGCCCTATGCGCAGATAGGAATAACACCGTTTTCATTGTCAGCGGGAGAAGCAAGGATGACTTGAGCAAAAAGCTTATCGCATGTCCAAAACTAGGAATTGCAGCTGAACATGGCTACTTCTTAAG GTGGACTAGAGACGAAGAGTGGCAAACCACTGCACATACCTCAGATTTTGGATGGATGCAAATGGCGAGGCCAGTGATGAATCTTTATACTGAAGCAACTGATGGGTCCACCATTGAGACGAAAGAAACTGCATTGGTGTGGCACCATCAGGACGCTGACCAAGGTTTTGGCTCTTCCCAGGCAAAGGAGATGCTTGATCACTTGGAAGGTGTATTAGCAAATGAACCAGTCTCAGTCAAGAGTGGCCAGTTCATCGTCGAAGTCAAACCTCAG GGTGTTAGCAAAGGGCTCATTGCTGAGAAGATACTCTCATCAATGAAGGAGAAAGGGCAACAGGCAGATTTTGTATTATGCATTGGTGATGACAGGTCAGATGAGGAtatgtttgaaaatattgctGATGTCATGAAAAGGAGCATTGTTGCACCGAAAACTCCACTTTTTGCATGTACCGTGGGCCAGAAGCCAAGCAAAGCTAGGTTCTACCTGGATGATACATTCGAAGTAGTCACCATGTTGAGTTCACTAGCGGATGCTTCAGAACCAGACCCTATAGACTTCGAAGATGACTTGGCCACATCAGTCTCATCCATAGATATTGGTGACAATCTGAGACAATTCAGTAATATAAGGACAGAAGGATCTTAG
- the LOC102701918 gene encoding GDSL esterase/lipase At4g18970-like has protein sequence MARACRRWGVVAAVVVLAASAGAAVAAPQVPCYFVFGDSLVDNGNNNDIVSLARANYPPYGIDFAGGPTGRFSNGLTTVDVISKLLGFDDFIPPFAGASSDQLLTGVNFASAAAGIREETGQQLGARISFSGQVQNYQSAVQQLVSILGDEDTAAAHLSQCIFTVGMGSNDYLNNYFMPAFYNTGSQYTPEQYADDLIGRYTQLLRAMYSNGARKVALVGVGQVGCSPNELAQQSANGVTCVERINSAIRMFNQKLSGLVDQFNTLPGAHFTYINIYGIFEDILRSPGSHGLKVTNQGCCGVGRNNGQVTCLPFQTPCANRHEYVFWDAFHPTEAANVLVGQRAYAARLPSDVHPVDLRTLARL, from the exons ATGGCGCGTGCTTGCCGGCGATGgggggtggtggcggcggtggttgtgTTGGCCGCgtccgccggcgcggcggtggcggcgccgcagGTGCCGTGCTACTTCGTGTTCGGGGACTCGCTGGTGGACAACGGCAACAACAACGACATCGTGTCGCTGGCGCGCGCCAACTACCCGCCCTACGGCATCGACTTCGCCGGCGGCCCCACCGGCCGCTTCAGCAACGGCCTCACCACCGTCGACGTCATCT CTAAGCTTCTGGGGTTCGACGACTTcatcccgccgttcgccggcGCGAGCAGCGACCAGCTGCTCACCGGCGTGAACttcgcgtcggcggcggcggggatccGGGAGGAGACCGGGCAGCAGCTGGGGGCGCGGATAAGCTTCAGCGGGCAGGTGCAGAACTACCAGTCGGCGGTGCAGCAGCTGGTGAGCATCCTCGGCGACGaggacacggcggcggcgcacctgAGCCAGTGCATCTTCACCGTCGGCATGGGCAGCAACGACTACCTCAACAACTACTTCATGCCGGCGTTCTACAACACCGGCAGCCAGTACACGCCGGAGCAGTACGCCGACGACCTCATCGGCCGGTACACCCAGCTGCTCCGCGCCATGTACAGCAACGGCGCGAGGAAGGTGgcgctcgtcggcgtcggccagGTCGGGTGCAGCCCCAACGAGCTGGCCCAGCAGAGCGCCAATGGCGTCACCTGCGTCGAGCGGATCAACAGCGCCATCAGGATGTTCAACCAGAAGCTGTCCGGCCTCGTCGACCAGTTCAACACGCTGCCCGGAGCCCACTTCACCTACATCAACATTTACGGCATCTTCGAGGACATCCTCAGGAGCCCCGGATCCCACG GTTTGAAGGTGACCAACCAGGGGTGCTGCGGGGTGGGGAGGAACAACGGGCAGGTGACATGCCTGCCGTTCCAGACGCCATGCGCCAACCGCCACGAGTACGTCTTCTGGGACGCCTTCCACCCCACGGAGGCGGCCAACGTGCTCGTCGGCCAGAGGGCGTACGCCGCGCGCCTGCCGTCCGACGTCCACCCCGTGGATCTCCGCACCCTCGCGCGCCTCTAG
- the LOC102701083 gene encoding cyclic phosphodiesterase-like, which produces MLLVGKAYSSSTHSSLHRSPPPSHRPSSRLRLRLRHDRAARMDPADQSPEEVCSVWALPPEHVRDRLRGVMAGLRAAHGGPAFEPHATVVGAIRLRRSAAIEALRAAAAGVRPYTARVAGVARGDFFYQCVYLLLEPTPEVVEASDHCCDHFGYQRSTPYMPHVSLLYGDLTDEEKEVARKKVEEIDKEICGLQFEISELALYRTDTEDKSLESWELVEICHLEKK; this is translated from the exons ATGCTTCTCGTCGGGAAAGCATATTCCAGCTCCACCCATTCCTCGCTCCaccgctcgccgcctccgtctcACCGGCCGAGTTCCCGTCTCCGGCTTCGGCTCCGGCACGACCGCGCGGCCCGAATGGACCCTGCCGACCAGTCGCCAGAGGAGGTGTGCTCCGTCTGGGCGCTCCCGCCCGAGCACGTCCGCGACCGGCTCCGCGGCGTCATGGccggcctccgcgccgcgcacGGCGGCCCGGCGTTCGAGCCGcacgccaccgtcgtcggcgccatccgcctccgccgctccgccgctATCGAGGCGctccgcgccgcggccgccggtgTCCGGCCCTACACTGCCCGCGTGGCCGGCGTCGCCCGCGGCGACTTCTTCTACCAGTGCGTGTACCTCCTCCTCGAGCCCACCCCCGAG gtGGTGGAAGCGAGCGATCACTGCTGTGACCACTTTGGGTACCAGAGATCAACCC CGTATATGCCACACGTCAGCCTCTTATATGGAGACCTGACAGATGAGGAGAAGGAGGTAGCAAGGAAGAAGGTAGAGGAGATAGACAAGGAGATCTGTGGACTGCAGTTTGAGATCTCCGAGCTGGCACTGTATAGGACGGATACCGAAGACAAAAGCTTGGAGTCATGGGAATTGGTGGAGATCTGCCACCTTGAGAAGAAGTGA
- the LOC102700528 gene encoding gamma-glutamyl hydrolase 2-like produces MSSSSPLPRLLLLLLLLVAGPSAAAAAEGVIRLPSGRACAAPPDPAAYGRPVIGVVSHPGDGAGGRISNGTATSYIAASYVKFVESAGARVVPLVYNEPEERLLEKLNLVNGVLFTGGSVKSGPYFETIKKVFQYVLDKNDAGIPFPLFAQCLGFELVSMIISKDNNILETFSAENQASTLQFPNYSSLEGSVFERFDPDLIKKLSTSCLVMQNHRYGISPKTLRENAALSSFFKILTTSPDENGEVYVSTVQANKYPITCTQWHPEKAIFEFGKPMIPHSEDAVQVTQNFANYFISQARKSPNRPPADKVLDNLIYNYSPTFTGKKSKSFDEVYIFS; encoded by the exons ATGAGTTCGAGTTCTCCTCTgcctcgcctcctcctgctgctgctgctgctggtcgccgggccctcggcggcggcggcggcggagggggtcATCCGGCTGCCGAGCGGGCGGGCctgcgcggcgccgccggaccCGGCGGCGTACGGCCGCCCGGTGATCGGCGTCGTGTCGCATCCGGGGGACGGCGCGGGCGGGAGGATCAGCAACGGCACGGCGACGTCCTACATCGCCGCGTCCTACGTCAAGTTCGTCGAGTCCGCCGGGGCGCGCGTCGTCCCGCTCGTCTACAACGAGCCCGAGGAGCGGCTCCTCGAG AAACTGAATTTGGTTAATGGCGTGCTGTTTACTGGTGGGTCAGTGAAGAGTGGTCCATATTTTGAGACCATAAAAAAGGTGTTTCAG TATGTCTTGGACAAGAATGATGCAGGGATTCCATTTCCACTGTTTGCACAGTGCCTTGGTTTTGAGCTTGTAAGCATGATCATCAGCAAG GACAATAATATCTTGGAGACATTCAGTGCCGAAAATCAAGCATCTACTCTTCAGTTTCCCAATTACTCTTCACTTGAGGGATCAGTATTTGAAAG ATTTGATCCTGATCTCATCAAGAAACTCAGCACCAGTTGTCTTGTGATGCAAAACCACAGA TATGGTATATCACCCAAGACATTGAGAGAGAATGCTGCCTTATCAAGTTTCTTCAAGATTCTGACTACATCACCAGATGAAAATGGCGAg GTCTATGTCTCAACCGTGCAAGCAAACAAATATCCAATCACATGCACTCAGTGGCATCCTGAG AAAGCTATTTTTGAGTTTGGTAAACCGATGATTCCACACAGTGAGGATGCTGTCCAAGTGACACAAAATTTTGCCAACTATTTTATCAG CCAAGCCCGCAAGTCCCCTAACAGGCCTCCCGCTGACAAGGTGCTGGACAATCTGATTTACAACTACAGTCCTACGTTTACTGGGAAAAAATC GAAATCATTCGACGAGGTCTACATCTTCTCCTAA
- the LOC102700805 gene encoding non-symbiotic hemoglobin 1-like isoform X2, whose amino-acid sequence MGFSETQEELVLRSWRAMKKDSESIALKVFFRIFEIAPGAKQMFSFLRDSGDVPLENHPKLKSHAVTVFVLACESATQLRKTGDVKVREATLKRLRATHANAGVADAHFEVVKTALLDTIRDAVPEMWSPEMRGAWEEAYDQLAAAIKEEMKKAAAPT is encoded by the exons ATGGGTTTCAGCGAGACGCAGGAAGAGCTGGTCCTTCGCTCATGGCGAGCGATGAAGAAGGACTCTGAATCCATTGCTCTCAAGGTCTTCTTCAG GATCTTTGAGATTGCGCCGGGTGCGAAGCAGATGTTCTCGTTCCTGCGTGACTCCGGCGACGTGCCCCTCGAGAACCACCCCAAGCTCAAGTCCCACGCCGTCACCGTCTTCGTCTTG GCATGCGAGTCGGCGACGCAGCTGAGGAAGACGGGCGACGTGAAGGTGAGGGAGGCCACCCTGAAGCGGCTGCGCGCGACCCACGCcaacgccggcgtcgccgacgcTCACTTCGAG GTGGTGAAGACGGCGTTGCTGGACACCATCAGGGACGCGGTGCCGGAGATGTGGTCGCCGGAGATGAGGGGCGCGTGGGAGGAGGCGTACGATCAGCTGGCTGCGGCCATCAAGGAGGAGATGAAGAAGGCGGCTGCTCCCACTTGA
- the LOC102700805 gene encoding non-symbiotic hemoglobin-like isoform X1, with the protein MRAAAAASKAAAAMKEEVAPPAAEPSSEAATRFSEEQERLVLGAWNAMKGEPAADIALKFFLRIFEIAPGAKQMFSFLRDSGDVPLENHPKLKSHAVTVFVLACESATQLRKTGDVKVREATLKRLRATHANAGVADAHFEVVKTALLDTIRDAVPEMWSPEMRGAWEEAYDQLAAAIKEEMKKAAAPT; encoded by the exons AtgagagcagcggcggcggcgagcaaggccgccgctgccatgaAGGAGGAGGTGGCTCCTCCGGCGGCAGAGCCGTCGTCGGAGGCGGCGACCCGCTTCAGCGAGGAGCAGGAGAGGCTCGTGCTGGGCGCGTGGAACGCCATGAAGGGGGAGCCGGCGGCCGACATCGCGCTCAAGTTCTTCCTCAG GATCTTTGAGATTGCGCCGGGTGCGAAGCAGATGTTCTCGTTCCTGCGTGACTCCGGCGACGTGCCCCTCGAGAACCACCCCAAGCTCAAGTCCCACGCCGTCACCGTCTTCGTCTTG GCATGCGAGTCGGCGACGCAGCTGAGGAAGACGGGCGACGTGAAGGTGAGGGAGGCCACCCTGAAGCGGCTGCGCGCGACCCACGCcaacgccggcgtcgccgacgcTCACTTCGAG GTGGTGAAGACGGCGTTGCTGGACACCATCAGGGACGCGGTGCCGGAGATGTGGTCGCCGGAGATGAGGGGCGCGTGGGAGGAGGCGTACGATCAGCTGGCTGCGGCCATCAAGGAGGAGATGAAGAAGGCGGCTGCTCCCACTTGA
- the LOC102701359 gene encoding protein RICE FLOWERING LOCUS T 1-like produces MDPLVLTQIIPEVLDPFTPTIPLRITYNNRLLLPGIELKPSAVLSRPRIDVGGNDMRVFYTLVLVDPDAPSPSHPSLREYLHWMVTDIPETTSINFGRELILYENPEPRSGIHRMVFVLFRQLGRGTVFAPHTRHNFNCRSFACQYHLNTVATTFFNCQREAGSGGRRFAPQGP; encoded by the exons ATGGATCCTTTGGTCTTAACCCAGATTATACCAGAAGTGTTGGATCCATTTACTCCAACCATACCACTCAGAATAACCTACAACAATAGACTACTTCTGCCAGGAATTGAGCTTAAACCATCAGCAGTTTTAAGCAGGCCACGAATTGATGTTGGAGGCAATGATATGAGGGTTTTCTACACCCTG GTATTGGTGGATCCAGATGCCCCAAGCCCGAGCCACCCATCACTCAGGGAGTACTTGCACTG GATGGTGACAGATATCCCTGAAACAACTTCAATTAACTTTG GCCGAGAGCTAATATTATATGAGAATCCAGAGCCAAGATCAGGCATCCATCGGATGGTATTTGTGTTGTTCCGCCAACTCGGTAGGGGGACGGTCTTTGCACCACACACACGGCATAATTTCAACTGCAGAAGTTTCGCATGCCAATACCACCTCAACACCGTGGCCACCACATTTTTCAACTGTCAAAGGGAAGCAGGATCGGGTGGAAGAAGGTTTGCACCTCAAGGTCCTTAA
- the LOC102701637 gene encoding uncharacterized protein LOC102701637: MAAAAAAAAPFSIRGYAARARAGAADAGRCWPFGGEAARLPPMEVRRFRWWEDEAAALAEEEGEEERRMAAKRRKRSIVELFAAVPKVAAGDEVLGRGKRVRRKLDKGEPPLGAEAAKKKGFKKEKIVVQIGVRKKGKSSKTKVTSASMSQLFQDAVQKQKLKKSLNKKKGVLLGKKSMKGNKMTSLSSQKATKSSCHVQSILKKHLKTGMCTPVKNTDVMPPSKSLIKQKHVTFSDDNDILGRTASQLEDGTGKSQLLQTSQQPYKYGKSQGGDNHHSIYRPQSLYQRMGAPLESVEEDAGSTVLLAKSKEKTILGNSVDLNHCLEISSSASCLSSINSAVLSGQVLAQNFAGMGSVPSKSLNVDVGFQAEANNHKYQGSSVSASLTVSARSGDLIRRQLPEPSNSCLVASLNVIDRNRSKMLQERLTAVHPRLLGSKDMVNSISSSAGSNKSTDAQTSNCVSACRSINTSDDYMGLPLNSHGEFVKLHPTGTIDSNGMIKRQFFGEDVRPSAFPTFFTPETLMDYAYLKTCYQAPRFCAVDTFGFHSEPYLSPTVAAPYGMSFRQSPNSERMEIPNYAIPGNNGPYDNQQEVSVDCFCPGFMGQDNQARKSLEMHSCLPSQNYEQNTHPAPETTVRLMGKNVTLGTSSKQCRGLDNKNPCPNKQIRDEGHSFQGMCTKDFPQLFHGACVEPPNTLRNSYGGVEYPSCFPSVPEAELRCGLDAYSFRTSGRYQQPHLAVRNKLYVHPVRRHNEAELWHQQLSVENHIVGASEPQLLGSMHLRQSQNAATMPSYSPKESFSNLVETRPAHSQFTYFPQQIKNVTQRTPISSFLSGYAVQSSPGLTAQTKFTSLRPLPPSITSSYVYSSDDAQSHGSVPPFYPSIALSDQASKNSSPGDIRGNRSMQQTRITSNHDSFEQMSRGCKRSAGDNMLLTARKPCIAVGKDLNLLPLQEERLGFRGTRPDPQLPVCLSKDSEVDVQLINGNTQTTWSDSVNMVSARPVKLTSGAKHILEPGGNASATMGEDESWPVHSIKKFVVDNDVHAVSTSKKRDEGICGV, encoded by the exons atggccgccgctgccgccgccgccgctccgttCTCCATCCG GGGGTatgcggcgagggcgcgggcgggggcggcggacgcgggGAGGTGCTGGCCGttcggcggggaggcggcgcggctgccGCCGATGGAGGTGCGGCGGTTCCGGTGGTGGGAGGACGAGGCCGCCGCGCTggctgaggaggaaggggaggaggagaggaggatggCGGCCAAGCGGCGGAAGCGCTCTATCGTCGAGCTCTTCGCCGCGGTGCCcaaggtcgccgccggcgacgaggtgcTCGGGAGGGGGAAGCGGGTCAGGAGGAAGCTTGACAAGGGGGAGCCGCCGCTCGGGGCTGAGGCGGCGAAGAAGAAAGGGTTTAAGAAGGAGAAGATCGTGGTTCAGATTGGCGTCAGAAAAAAG gGGAAAAGTAGCAAGACAAAAGTCACCTCAGCTAGTATGTCGCAGTTGTTTCAAGATGCCGTACAAAAGCAGAAGTTGAAAAAGTCTCTTAACAAGAAAAAGGGAGTTTTATTGGGAAAGAAAAGCATGAAGGGAAATAAAATGACGAGTTTAAGCAGCCAGAAGGCTACAAAGAGCAGCTGTCATGTTCAGAGCATTCTTAAGAAGCATCTGAAAACAGGAATGTGCACACCAGTGAAAAACACGGATGTTATGCCTCCATCGAAGTCTTTAATCAAACAAAAGCATGTTACCTTTTCTGATGACAATGACATACTTGGAAGGACAGCCTCTCAACTTGAAGATGGCACAGGGAAATCACAGTTATTACAAACATCCCAGCAACCATACAAGTATGGTAAATCTCAGGGAGGTGACAATCACCATAGTATATATAGACCACAATCCTTGTATCAACGAATGGGTGCTCCATTGGAGAGTGTTGAGGAGGATGCTGGCTCTACTGTTCTGCTTGCTAAATCAAAAGAGAAAACTATATTGGGCAATTCAGTGGATTTGAACCATTGCTTAGAGATATCCAGCAGTGCCAGTTGTTTGAGCTCTATTAATTCAGCAGTCCTATCAGGTCAGGTCCTTGCCCAAAACTTTGCTGGCATGGGCTCTGTTCCGAGCAAAAGCTTAAATGTCGATGTTGGATTTCAAGCAGAAGCAAATAATCATAAATACCAAGGATCATCTGTTAGTGCTAGTTTAACAGTCAGTGCGAGATCAGGTGATCTTATTAGACGACAATTGCCTGAACCTTCTAATTCTTGTTTAGTTGCTTCTCTCAATGTAATCGATAGGAACAGAAGCAAAATGCTTCAGGAAAGGTTGACAGCAGTTCATCCTAGGCTTCTTGGATCAAAAGACATGGTGAACAGCATAAGCTCTTCAGCAGGATCAAACAAATCAACAGATGCACAGACTTCAAATTGTGTATCTGCATGCAGGAGCATTAACACCAGTGATGACTATATGGGGCTTCCTCTTAATTCGCATGGTGAATTTGTCAAGCTTCATCCTACTGGCACAATTGACTCTAATGGGATGATTAAGAGACAATTCTTCGGGGAGGACGTGCGACCTTCAGCATTTCCGACCTTTTTCACACCTGAAACTTTAATGGATTATGCCTATTTAAAAACCTGCTATCAAGCTCCACGATTTTGTGCTGTAGATACCTTCGGTTTTCACTCAGAGCCTTATCTTTCTCCCACAGTAGCAGCTCCATATGGTATGAGTTTCAGGCAGTCACCAAATTCTGAAAGAATGGAGATACCCAACTATGCAATTCCTGGCAATAATGGTCCATATGACAACCAGCAAGAGGTTTCAGTGGATTGCTTTTGCCCTGGATTCATGGGACAAGATAATCAAGCACGCAAGTCATTAGAGATGCACAGCTGCTTGCCTAGTCAGAATTATGAGCAGAACACCCACCCAGCTCCAGAAACAACAGTGCGCCTGATGGGCAAAAACGTCACTCTTGGAACCAGCAGTAAACAATGCAGAGGTCTAGATAACAAGAATCCTTGTCCAAATAAACAGATCAGGGATGAAGGTCATTCCTTTCAGGGAATGTGCACAAAAGATTTTCCTCAATTGTTTCATGGTGCTTGTGTAGAGCCTCCTAACACATTGAGAAATTCATACGGAGGGGTAGAATATCCATCATGTTTTCCTTCAGTTCCAGAAGCTGAACTAAGGTGTGGCCTTGATGCCTATAGTTTCAGGACAAGTGGTCGCTATCAGCAACCTCATCTAGCTGTGAGAAATAAGCTGTATGTTCACCCAGTGAGAAGGCACAATGAGGCTGAGCTATGGCATCAGCAGCTCTCTGTGGAAAACCATATTGTTGGTGCTTCTGAACCCCAGCTCCTTGGTTCTATGCACCTCAGACAGAGTCAAAATGCTGCAACAATGCCATCTTACAGTCCAAAAGAAAGCTTTAGCAACTTAGTAGAGACAAGACCAGCGCACTCTCAGTTCACTTATTTTCCgcagcaaataaaaaatgtgacACAGAGGACCCCAATATCATCTTTTTTGTCTGGTTACGCCGTTCAGAGCAGTCCTGGTTTAACAGCTCAAACAAAGTTTACCTCCCTCCGTCCATTACCCCCTTCAATTACGTCGTCTTATGTTTACAGCAGTGATGATGCACAGTCTCATGGATCTGTTCCTCCATTTTATCCATCAATTGCCTTGTCAGATCAGGCAAGCAAAAATAGCTCTCCTGGTGATATCAGAGGCAATAGGAGCATGCAACAGACTCGGATTACATCAAACCATGATAGTTTTGAACAAATGAGCAGAGGTTGCAAAAGATCAGCAGGAGATAATATGCTCCTGACAGCAAGGAAACCTTGCATAGCAGTAGGAAAGGACCTAAATTTGTTGCCACTTCAAGAAGAAAGGCTAGGATTTCGTGGGACTAGACCAGATCCACAACTACCGGTTTGTCTCAGCAAAGATTCTGAAGTAGATGTTCAACTCATAAACGGCAATACGCAGACCACATGGTCTGATTCTGTCAATATGGTGAGTGCAAGACCTGTCAAGTTGACATCTGGAGCTAAGCATATACTTGAACCAGGTGGTAATGCTAGTGCTACCATGGGCGAAGATGAGTCGTGGCCTGTGCATTCGATCAAAAAATTTGTAGTGGACAATGATGTTCATGCAGTAAGTACATCAAAGAAGAGAGACGAAGGAATTTGCGGGGTCTGA
- the LOC102707962 gene encoding uncharacterized protein LOC102707962: protein MALTNFILTVVGVGTAVLLLRSDVRQSAAIFRRNLRHIRNWLEEESSAAAKSAERAVPKELESQAAKKDVTPKDDKH from the exons ATGGCGCTGACCAACTTCATCCTGACGGTGGTGGGCGTGGGCACggcggtgctgctgctgcggagCGACGTGAGGCAGTCGGCGGCTATCTTCCGCCGCAACCTCCGCCACATCCGCAACTGGCTCGAGGaggagtcctccgccgccgccaa ATCTGCTGAGCGTGCTGTACCTAAGGAGCTGGAGTCCCAGGCTGCAAAGAAAGATGTTACCCCAAAAGATGACAAGCATTAG